In Zingiber officinale cultivar Zhangliang chromosome 3B, Zo_v1.1, whole genome shotgun sequence, a single window of DNA contains:
- the LOC122054801 gene encoding uncharacterized protein LOC122054801 produces the protein MKNEIKLLTQRIENFEKHQKMQDSQIAQIAQSISRAQGTFPGKPDINLVEHYNRIELRSGRIVGDPQIITQKEPDSEKEPSLLMPNLTQNRNGEEATKKKLVTSQKDKEFNRFLKKIKEICIEVPLIDVLHQMPKFAKFLKGILSNRRQKGDFETVTLIENCSALLTANSPPKLQDPGSLSIPCKIGSKLIPRAFYDLGASVSLLPYSLCKKLSLQNIKLTTMTLQLADHSCRYPMGIVEDVLVDVGGCIVPTDFIILDMEEDPKILIILGRPFLATAGAIIDVKSHRLSLEIGKEKIEFDLSDSPIYNPSSQDNSSKINIHKVEECSVHESSPPASNKKYICLAREKLKAQTGALTLGGEPCFHGFSPH, from the exons atgaagaatgagatcaagttGTTAACTCAAAGAATAGAGAATTTTGAGAAGCACCAAAAGATGCAAGATAGCCAGATAGCCCAGATAGCCCAATCTATTTCAAGAGCACAAGGAACATTTCCAGGGAAGCCAGATATAAATCTAGTAGAGCATTACAACCGCATTGAGCTGAGGAGCGGGCGTATTGTGGGAGATCCCCAAATCATTACCCAGAAGGAACCTGACTCAGAGAAGGAGCCCTCTCTCCTAATGCCCAATCTGACTCAAAACAGGAATGGAGAGGAGGCTACTAAAAAG AAACTGGTAACCTCCCAGAAGGATAAAGAGTTCAACCGATTCCTTAAGAAGATCAAGGAGATTTGCATAGAAGTACCATTGATAGATGTATTGCACCAAATGCCGAAGTTCGCAAAGTTCTTAAAAGGTATCTTATCTAACAGGAGGCAGAAGGGCGACTTCGAGACCGTAACATTAATAGAGAATTGCAGCGCTCTCCTTACGGCAAATTCTCCACCAAAGCTTCAGGATCCAGGAAGTCTCTCCATACCATGCAAGATTGGATCTAAACTGATACCGAGAGCTTTCTATGACTTGGGGGCCAGCGTTAGCCTACTTCCGTACTCTTTATGCAAGAAGCTGAGCctccagaacattaaactgacCACTATGACACTGCAACtagctgaccattcatgcagatacccaatgggaatagtggaagacgtGCTAGTAGATGTGGGTGGATGCATAGTTCCCACagatttcattatcttggatatggaggaagaccCCAAGATActgatcatccttggaagaccatttcTTGCCACAGCTGGAGCCATCATCGATGTAAAAAGTCATAGATTATCCTTGGAGATTGGCAAAGAAAAGATCGAGTTTGACTTATCTGATTCCCCCATCTACAACCCCTCTTCTCAGGACAATTCTAGCAAGATCAACATACATAAAGTCGAGGAGTGCAGTGTCCATGAGAGTTCCCCTCCAGCAAGCAACAAGAAGTACATTTGTCTTGCACGAGAGAAACTGAAGGCgcagactggagcattaacccttGGAGGAGAGCCGTGCTTTCACGGGTTTAGTCCGCATTAA